The following coding sequences are from one Candidatus Nitrohelix vancouverensis window:
- the trmD gene encoding tRNA (guanosine(37)-N1)-methyltransferase TrmD — translation MKTLRIDIITIFPGMFESPFNESILKRAREKGLLEIGLHDTRAFSRNKHKNVDDAPFGGGAGMVMSAEPLALAIESVRRERPDSKTILLAPGSKPLNHDKAKELAERDAFTLVCGRYEGIDERVRQRFIDEELSIGDYILSGGELAAMVVVDAVTRLRPGVLGDENSIVEETFSEGLLEYPQYTRPRDFRGDCAPEVLVSGDPKKIKSWQRKQALLKTARMRPDLLKKIQLTEEDKRILEQTDFD, via the coding sequence TTGAAGACCCTCAGGATTGACATCATCACGATTTTCCCGGGAATGTTCGAGTCTCCGTTTAACGAGAGCATTCTGAAACGGGCGCGTGAAAAGGGATTGCTGGAAATTGGCCTGCACGATACGAGGGCTTTTTCCCGCAACAAGCACAAGAATGTAGACGACGCTCCCTTTGGCGGCGGCGCCGGAATGGTGATGAGCGCGGAACCGCTGGCGCTGGCCATTGAGTCGGTGCGCAGGGAGCGACCGGACTCGAAAACGATTTTGCTGGCCCCCGGTTCGAAACCGCTGAATCATGACAAAGCGAAAGAACTGGCGGAACGGGACGCGTTCACTCTGGTTTGCGGTCGTTACGAAGGCATCGACGAGAGGGTGCGGCAACGATTCATTGACGAGGAGCTGTCCATCGGAGATTATATTCTCTCCGGCGGAGAATTGGCGGCGATGGTGGTTGTGGATGCGGTGACGCGTTTGCGACCGGGAGTTCTGGGCGACGAGAACTCGATCGTGGAAGAGACGTTTTCTGAAGGATTGCTGGAATATCCTCAGTACACGCGTCCAAGAGATTTCAGGGGAGATTGCGCTCCGGAAGTGCTGGTGTCGGGGGACCCTAAAAAAATTAAAAGCTGGCAACGCAAACAGGCGTTGTTGAAAACGGCGCGAATGCGGCCCGATCTGTTGAAGAAGATTCAACTGACGGAAGAGGACAAGCGCATTCTGGAACAGACAGATTTTGACTGA
- a CDS encoding cold-shock protein — MATGKVKWFNDRKGYGFIESDDGGDVFVHFSAIEMDGFKTLSEGQPVEFEVSSGPKGPQASNVVAR, encoded by the coding sequence ATGGCTACAGGAAAAGTTAAGTGGTTTAATGACCGAAAAGGGTATGGTTTTATTGAATCGGATGACGGCGGCGATGTCTTTGTCCACTTTTCAGCAATTGAGATGGATGGGTTTAAAACACTGAGTGAAGGGCAGCCTGTTGAGTTTGAGGTCAGTTCGGGGCCGAAGGGGCCGCAAGCCTCGAATGTTGTAGCCCGATAA
- the rimM gene encoding 16S rRNA processing protein RimM: MDEQASCQWVAVGALTKTHGLKGEIKFHPFVSDPQIIDSIHSVRLGREDAEPESRVYQVDSLRGHFPKLILKFSDVSSIEDVQAFSGRTVYVQEADFSPLPEGEYYWFEIEGIEVFDEEGNFFGRVEEIIETGAADVYVVRDGEREFMLPMTDSIVKEVDLEQRRLIFHRLEGLIEDPQD; the protein is encoded by the coding sequence GTGGATGAACAGGCTTCGTGCCAATGGGTTGCCGTCGGCGCGTTGACCAAAACGCATGGTTTGAAAGGTGAAATCAAATTTCACCCCTTTGTGTCCGACCCGCAAATCATCGACAGCATTCACTCGGTGCGCCTGGGGCGCGAGGATGCGGAGCCGGAATCGCGCGTGTATCAGGTGGACAGTCTTCGCGGACATTTCCCGAAGCTGATCCTGAAATTTTCGGACGTCTCTTCTATAGAAGACGTGCAGGCTTTTTCGGGCCGAACGGTATACGTGCAGGAGGCCGACTTTTCTCCGCTTCCCGAAGGCGAGTACTACTGGTTCGAAATCGAAGGGATTGAAGTTTTCGACGAGGAAGGCAATTTTTTCGGTCGCGTTGAGGAGATCATCGAAACCGGCGCGGCGGATGTTTATGTGGTGCGCGACGGCGAACGAGAGTTCATGTTGCCGATGACGGATTCCATTGTGAAAGAGGTGGATCTGGAACAGCGCAGACTGATCTTTCATCGACTCGAGGGATTGATTGAAGACCCTCAGGATTGA
- the rplS gene encoding 50S ribosomal protein L19, giving the protein MNLIDQIEKEAMKQEVPDLHVGDTVKVHMLIVEGEKERIQIIEGVLIRISGGGIRKTLTVRKISFGIGVERIFPLHSPRVEKVEIVKRAKVRQARLYYLRELRGKAARLKELKPTRPEGGKKKRVRGKKKKSA; this is encoded by the coding sequence ATGAACTTGATAGATCAGATTGAAAAAGAAGCGATGAAGCAGGAAGTTCCCGATTTGCATGTCGGGGACACGGTGAAAGTACATATGCTGATTGTGGAAGGCGAGAAGGAACGTATTCAGATCATCGAAGGCGTTTTGATCCGCATCAGCGGCGGCGGTATCCGCAAGACCCTGACGGTTCGAAAAATTTCCTTCGGCATCGGCGTTGAGCGAATCTTCCCTCTGCATTCCCCGCGTGTGGAAAAAGTGGAAATTGTCAAGCGCGCGAAAGTGCGACAGGCTCGTTTGTATTATTTACGCGAACTTCGCGGCAAGGCGGCTCGTTTGAAGGAACTGAAGCCGACGCGGCCAGAAGGCGGCAAGAAGAAACGGGTTCGAGGAAAGAAAAAGAAATCTGCGTAA
- a CDS encoding shikimate kinase yields MNIVLIGYRGSGKSSVSRVLSKRLKRKVMSIDKLIVKQEGKSIPAIVRDQGWPYFRQVESRIVEKTAQTLKNGIIDCGGGVPLDKNNVMHLKESGKCVLLKANLEIILQRTEKDSNRPALKNGMSFEEEQRQVIEEREAIYKDMADLVCDTSFCSPDDTVRTIISHFRKRSWI; encoded by the coding sequence ATGAATATTGTTTTAATTGGTTACCGCGGTTCCGGAAAATCTTCGGTATCGCGCGTTTTGTCCAAGCGTTTGAAGCGCAAGGTGATGAGCATCGATAAATTGATCGTGAAGCAGGAAGGTAAGTCGATCCCTGCAATCGTTCGCGATCAGGGTTGGCCCTACTTCAGGCAGGTGGAATCTCGCATTGTGGAAAAAACGGCGCAGACTTTGAAAAACGGCATCATCGACTGCGGCGGCGGGGTTCCTCTGGATAAGAACAATGTCATGCACCTGAAGGAATCTGGGAAATGCGTTTTGCTCAAGGCCAATCTGGAAATCATTCTTCAGCGAACGGAAAAAGATTCAAACCGACCGGCGTTGAAAAACGGCATGTCGTTTGAAGAGGAGCAGAGACAGGTTATTGAGGAAAGGGAGGCGATCTATAAAGACATGGCCGACCTGGTGTGCGACACTTCTTTTTGTTCTCCCGACGATACGGTGCGAACGATTATCAGCCATTTTAGAAAGCGATCCTGGATTTAG
- the rpsP gene encoding 30S ribosomal protein S16, whose product MAVVIRLTRRGSKKKPFYRIVAADSRMPRDGRFLEILGTYDPLKDGEQVTLDAERAQSWLKNGAQPSDTVASLFKKAGVGA is encoded by the coding sequence TTGGCAGTTGTCATCAGATTAACCCGACGGGGAAGCAAGAAGAAACCGTTTTACCGAATTGTCGCGGCAGATTCGCGAATGCCTCGCGATGGGCGTTTTCTCGAAATTTTGGGAACCTACGATCCGTTGAAAGACGGCGAGCAGGTAACGCTGGACGCGGAACGAGCGCAAAGCTGGTTGAAAAACGGCGCGCAACCGAGCGATACGGTAGCTTCTCTGTTTAAAAAAGCCGGCGTCGGCGCTTAA
- the recJ gene encoding single-stranded-DNA-specific exonuclease RecJ, whose protein sequence is MHFLAQSEKSEMDAGALELLSKRLARLMARLLIRRHVVTPEEARFFLQAQLSDVHDPFLMKGMKEAAERIALALERNESITVFCDYDVDGVTSAAFLYHFFKDLDAPVEYYLPERKSEGYGVNENAVRKIAASGCTLMITADCGITANKEAVVAASLGMDMIITDHHQVGTDGLPDAVAVLNPHRSDCDYPYRFLAGVGLAFKLASGVRSELHRRGRAKESLPNLKRHLDLVALGTIADVAPLTGENHILCRHGLEVARTTSKPGLQALKEICGSSGAVDPRTVGFGLGPRLNAAGRLGKADTGFHLLTEENKTKAVALARELDDSNQERKDIQEEDFKEAEYLLDRQADVNADPAIVLASEQFHSGVIGIVASRLVEKYFRPVVLIAVENGVGKASARSIPAFNLFKAFTECGEWMLQYGGHAYAAGMTIQEEKIDSFREAFLAVGNRILTEDDFIPELALDGELSIGEIDLTLQKMLNLLEPCGAENKVPLFKICSVNVDHVRTMGKDGSHVRLKLSQNGQTIEGIGFGLAADLERLDLQAPVDLACEIQLNDWGGRRKVELVIKDIRQI, encoded by the coding sequence ATGCATTTTCTCGCGCAGTCCGAAAAATCGGAAATGGATGCGGGCGCTCTGGAGCTTTTATCAAAGCGGTTGGCGCGTTTGATGGCGCGTCTGCTCATTCGCCGTCATGTCGTCACGCCGGAAGAGGCCCGGTTTTTTTTACAGGCGCAACTGTCCGATGTGCATGATCCTTTCCTGATGAAGGGAATGAAAGAAGCGGCGGAACGCATAGCGTTGGCGCTGGAGCGGAACGAATCGATCACGGTGTTTTGCGACTACGATGTCGACGGGGTGACTTCGGCGGCCTTCCTCTATCATTTTTTTAAAGACCTCGATGCTCCAGTAGAATATTACCTTCCCGAACGCAAAAGCGAAGGCTATGGCGTGAACGAAAACGCCGTCCGCAAAATCGCCGCATCGGGATGCACGTTAATGATCACCGCTGATTGCGGCATCACCGCCAACAAGGAAGCGGTCGTCGCCGCGAGCCTGGGCATGGATATGATCATCACCGACCATCATCAGGTGGGAACTGACGGCTTGCCGGATGCGGTGGCGGTATTGAATCCGCATCGCTCCGATTGCGATTATCCTTACCGTTTTCTGGCGGGCGTGGGCCTGGCGTTCAAGCTGGCGTCGGGTGTCCGCTCAGAACTGCACCGCAGGGGACGGGCGAAGGAGAGCTTGCCGAATCTGAAACGCCATCTCGATCTGGTGGCGCTGGGAACCATCGCCGATGTGGCGCCTCTGACCGGAGAAAATCATATCCTGTGCCGACATGGATTGGAAGTGGCGCGGACGACGTCGAAGCCGGGTTTGCAGGCTTTGAAGGAAATTTGCGGTTCCTCCGGCGCGGTGGACCCGCGGACCGTCGGCTTTGGTCTCGGGCCGCGGTTGAATGCGGCGGGGCGGCTGGGCAAGGCGGACACGGGCTTTCATTTGCTGACGGAAGAAAACAAGACGAAAGCGGTTGCTCTGGCGCGCGAACTCGACGATTCGAATCAGGAGCGCAAGGACATCCAGGAGGAAGATTTCAAGGAGGCGGAGTATTTGCTCGATCGACAAGCCGATGTCAATGCGGACCCGGCCATTGTGCTGGCTTCGGAGCAATTTCACAGCGGCGTGATCGGGATTGTGGCGTCGCGCCTGGTGGAAAAATATTTCAGGCCGGTGGTGTTGATCGCCGTCGAGAATGGCGTGGGCAAGGCCTCGGCGCGCTCGATACCCGCGTTCAATTTATTCAAGGCCTTTACGGAATGCGGCGAGTGGATGCTTCAATATGGCGGTCACGCCTACGCGGCGGGAATGACGATTCAGGAAGAAAAGATTGATTCGTTTCGAGAGGCCTTTCTGGCGGTGGGAAATCGGATATTGACCGAGGATGATTTTATTCCCGAGTTGGCGCTGGACGGCGAACTCTCCATTGGCGAGATTGATCTGACCTTGCAGAAAATGCTGAACCTTCTTGAACCCTGCGGCGCAGAAAATAAGGTTCCTTTATTTAAGATTTGCTCGGTGAATGTAGACCATGTGCGAACGATGGGGAAGGATGGCTCGCATGTGCGTCTGAAATTAAGTCAGAATGGGCAGACTATTGAGGGCATAGGCTTCGGGCTGGCGGCGGATCTGGAGCGTTTGGACCTTCAGGCTCCAGTCGACCTGGCCTGTGAAATCCAGCTAAACGACTGGGGCGGACGGCGCAAGGTGGAGTTGGTGATCAAGGATATTCGTCAGATTTGA
- a CDS encoding sel1 repeat family protein, with product MKKLLKIVLGSLCLVLISSSAVWAEDDEHTKQMKIDCEKGESRPCYLLGQRYRTVELDNKTALEYYIKSCDHDDMDGCNIAGILTQQQGLQYSKHWKEAAKFYQKACDSKQDLACANMGSLKYREGRAKAALKYYKLACDLGNIVGCQNVSRLSD from the coding sequence GTGAAAAAATTACTAAAAATAGTGTTAGGCTCGCTGTGTTTGGTACTAATTTCCAGCTCTGCTGTTTGGGCGGAGGATGATGAGCATACGAAACAAATGAAAATCGATTGCGAAAAAGGTGAATCGAGGCCCTGCTACCTGCTGGGTCAGCGTTACCGCACCGTAGAATTGGACAATAAAACCGCCCTGGAATATTACATTAAATCCTGTGACCATGATGATATGGACGGGTGCAATATAGCGGGAATCCTGACGCAACAGCAAGGCTTGCAATACAGTAAACACTGGAAAGAAGCCGCAAAATTCTATCAAAAAGCCTGCGACTCCAAACAGGACCTTGCTTGCGCCAATATGGGATCACTCAAATACCGCGAAGGACGCGCCAAAGCGGCGTTAAAGTATTACAAATTAGCCTGTGATCTGGGCAATATCGTGGGATGTCAAAATGTCAGCCGTTTGAGCGATTGA
- a CDS encoding type III pantothenate kinase yields the protein MLLAIDVGNTHNVIGLFSGDRLVTHWRIRTERNRTADEYWVLIKEFILLHGVEAETLDDIVVACVVPPLAPILEEMAAKYFSCKPLIVGPGVKTGISILYRNPAEVGADRIVNSVAGFEKYGGPLIIVDFGTATTFDAVSKKGEYLGGAICPGVQVSLEALFEKTAKLPRVDLSWPKSVIGKSTVESIQSGAVFGYLGMVDVMVNRIKEEMKQNPKVIATGGIADWITPKSETIDVNDPFLTLEGLRLIYEKNR from the coding sequence ATGTTACTCGCGATAGATGTTGGAAATACGCATAATGTGATCGGCCTGTTTTCAGGGGACCGATTGGTCACCCATTGGCGTATCCGCACGGAGCGCAATCGCACGGCGGATGAATACTGGGTGTTGATCAAAGAGTTTATTCTATTACACGGCGTGGAAGCGGAAACGCTGGACGATATCGTGGTGGCCTGCGTGGTTCCTCCCCTGGCCCCGATTCTGGAGGAGATGGCGGCGAAATATTTTTCCTGCAAGCCCCTGATTGTTGGTCCAGGGGTGAAGACGGGAATTTCCATCCTTTACAGAAATCCGGCGGAAGTGGGAGCGGACCGCATCGTGAATTCTGTCGCGGGATTTGAAAAATATGGCGGCCCTCTCATCATCGTTGATTTTGGTACGGCGACGACTTTCGACGCGGTGTCGAAAAAAGGCGAGTATCTGGGTGGGGCGATTTGTCCCGGCGTTCAGGTTTCGCTGGAAGCGCTGTTTGAAAAAACCGCCAAGTTGCCGCGCGTCGATTTATCCTGGCCCAAATCGGTGATCGGCAAATCAACGGTGGAGAGTATTCAGTCCGGCGCGGTGTTTGGCTATCTGGGCATGGTGGATGTGATGGTCAACCGCATCAAGGAAGAGATGAAGCAGAACCCAAAAGTCATTGCGACCGGGGGCATTGCGGACTGGATCACGCCTAAAAGCGAAACGATAGACGTGAACGATCCCTTCCTGACGCTGGAAGGATTGCGGTTGATTTACGAAAAGAATCGCTGA
- a CDS encoding ribonuclease HII, producing MLDFERKARQEGHVFVAGVDEAGRGPLAGPVVAAAVIFSDLTRFDGIDDSKKMTEKQRAAQFDLIRDKALAYGVGIVDAPTIDRINILQASRLAMKIAVEQMERVPDLLLIDGNQKIEVGLAQRTVIKGDSLSQSIAAASILAKVIRDRMMARYDATYPGYEFKRHKGYGTALHRERIRQLGPCVLHRKSFKGVKEFL from the coding sequence ATGCTGGACTTTGAAAGAAAGGCGCGTCAGGAAGGTCATGTGTTTGTCGCGGGAGTCGACGAAGCCGGGCGCGGTCCGCTGGCGGGGCCGGTGGTTGCGGCGGCGGTGATATTTTCTGACCTGACACGCTTTGACGGTATTGACGATTCCAAAAAAATGACGGAGAAGCAGAGGGCGGCGCAGTTTGATTTGATCCGAGACAAGGCTCTGGCCTATGGAGTGGGGATTGTCGATGCGCCGACCATCGACAGGATCAATATTCTGCAGGCGTCGCGACTGGCGATGAAGATCGCTGTGGAACAAATGGAGCGCGTTCCCGATTTATTGTTGATCGACGGTAATCAGAAGATTGAAGTCGGCTTGGCGCAGAGAACGGTGATCAAAGGCGATTCTCTCAGTCAGTCCATCGCCGCCGCTTCGATTCTGGCGAAGGTCATCCGCGACCGCATGATGGCGCGCTACGACGCGACCTATCCCGGTTATGAATTCAAACGTCACAAGGGTTACGGCACCGCCTTGCACCGGGAACGCATTCGCCAGCTCGGTCCTTGTGTCCTGCACAGAAAAAGTTTTAAAGGCGTCAAAGAGTTTCTATAA
- the queC gene encoding 7-cyano-7-deazaguanine synthase QueC: MKANAVVLFSGGLDSTTVLALALRESFCVHTLSFDYGQRHRIELERAEEASRRMGADMHKLIKADLRVIGGSALTDSIEVPQNRSDEEISASIPVTYVPARNTLFLSYALAYAEVIEAKDIFVGVNAVDYSGYPDCRPEFIEAFENLANLATRAGVTDAERIRIHAPLIHMSKAEIIRTGMELGVDYSRAHSCYAPSDTGLACGHCDSCILRLKGFSDAGLQDPAPYKENV, encoded by the coding sequence ATGAAAGCTAATGCAGTCGTTTTATTCAGCGGCGGTCTCGATTCGACAACCGTCCTCGCTCTGGCCCTCAGAGAGTCCTTTTGCGTTCACACCCTCAGTTTTGACTACGGTCAGCGTCACCGGATCGAACTCGAACGCGCCGAAGAGGCCTCGCGCCGTATGGGCGCTGACATGCATAAATTGATCAAAGCCGACCTGCGCGTGATCGGCGGCTCCGCCCTGACCGACTCGATAGAGGTTCCGCAAAACAGAAGCGATGAAGAAATCTCCGCTTCCATACCCGTCACTTACGTTCCGGCGCGCAATACATTATTTCTATCCTATGCCCTGGCTTACGCCGAAGTGATCGAGGCGAAAGATATTTTTGTCGGCGTCAACGCCGTGGACTACAGCGGCTACCCGGACTGCCGACCGGAATTCATCGAAGCGTTTGAAAATCTCGCCAACCTGGCGACGCGAGCGGGAGTGACCGACGCCGAACGCATACGCATTCATGCGCCGTTGATCCATATGAGCAAAGCCGAAATCATTCGCACGGGAATGGAACTGGGAGTCGACTACTCGCGCGCGCACAGTTGTTACGCGCCTTCCGATACAGGACTCGCCTGCGGTCACTGCGACAGTTGTATTTTGAGATTGAAAGGATTTTCAGATGCGGGTCTGCAAGACCCTGCGCCTTATAAGGAAAACGTTTGA
- the ffh gene encoding signal recognition particle protein, which produces MFESLSSRLDGIYKKLRGRGVLKEADVDEALREIRVALIEADVSLSVIKDFLADVREKAIGVEVLKSLTPGHQMVKVVSDHLAGLLGEDFSDIRFSSEPPTVILMAGLQGSGKTTSVAKLARRFKLKGKTCMMVPADVYRPAAIEQLNVLGQELEVDVYQAGDEKDPVQICKKAIEEAARKLCHVVILDTAGRRQNDAELMAELKAIKEATNPHEVLFVADSMMGQQAAETAKTFNEAVGIDGVILTKLDGDARGGAALSVKSVTGKPIRFVGLGEKLEALEPFHPDRIVSKILGMGDVMSLVEKAEQIYEVEEREKLEKKIKGNSFTLDDFKDQLKQVQKMGSMQQILSMIPGAGKLKGVNVDESAFVRIEAIINSMTPAERAKHGMITSSRKRRIAQGSGTRVNDVNKLLKQFAQMQKMMKKFSSGKMRGIDLGMLGGRGGGFAPFK; this is translated from the coding sequence ATGTTTGAAAGTTTATCATCCCGTTTGGATGGAATCTATAAGAAGCTGCGCGGCCGCGGCGTGCTCAAGGAAGCCGACGTCGATGAAGCTCTGCGCGAGATTCGCGTTGCTCTGATCGAGGCGGACGTCAGCCTGTCCGTCATCAAGGATTTTCTGGCAGACGTGCGCGAGAAAGCCATCGGCGTTGAAGTGCTGAAAAGCCTGACGCCGGGTCACCAGATGGTGAAGGTGGTGTCGGATCATTTGGCGGGCTTGCTGGGCGAAGATTTTAGCGACATTCGTTTTTCATCTGAACCGCCGACCGTCATTCTCATGGCGGGTTTGCAGGGTTCGGGTAAGACCACGTCGGTGGCCAAGCTGGCGCGTCGTTTCAAGCTGAAGGGTAAGACCTGCATGATGGTTCCCGCCGACGTGTATCGACCGGCGGCGATCGAACAATTGAACGTGTTGGGACAAGAGCTGGAAGTCGACGTTTATCAGGCGGGCGATGAAAAAGATCCCGTACAGATTTGTAAGAAAGCGATAGAGGAAGCGGCGAGAAAATTGTGTCATGTGGTGATTCTGGATACGGCGGGCCGCCGACAGAACGACGCAGAATTGATGGCGGAACTCAAGGCCATCAAGGAAGCGACCAACCCGCACGAAGTTTTGTTTGTCGCGGACTCGATGATGGGTCAGCAGGCGGCGGAAACGGCAAAGACCTTTAACGAAGCGGTTGGCATCGACGGCGTCATCCTCACGAAATTGGACGGCGACGCGCGCGGCGGCGCGGCCTTGTCGGTGAAATCGGTGACGGGCAAACCCATTCGCTTTGTCGGTCTGGGGGAAAAACTCGAGGCGCTGGAGCCGTTCCATCCGGATCGAATCGTTTCCAAGATTCTGGGCATGGGCGACGTGATGTCGCTCGTGGAAAAAGCCGAACAGATTTACGAAGTTGAAGAGCGGGAGAAGCTGGAAAAGAAAATCAAGGGCAACAGTTTCACGCTCGACGATTTCAAGGATCAGCTCAAGCAGGTTCAGAAGATGGGTTCCATGCAACAGATTCTTTCGATGATTCCCGGCGCTGGAAAATTAAAGGGCGTGAACGTCGACGAAAGCGCTTTTGTGCGTATTGAGGCGATCATCAACTCCATGACTCCCGCCGAACGGGCGAAGCACGGAATGATCACATCCAGTCGCAAACGCCGGATCGCGCAGGGAAGCGGAACGCGCGTGAACGACGTGAATAAATTATTGAAGCAGTTTGCGCAAATGCAAAAGATGATGAAGAAGTTTTCATCCGGCAAAATGCGCGGCATTGATTTGGGTATGTTGGGCGGACGCGGCGGCGGTTTTGCTCCGTTCAAGTGA
- a CDS encoding RNA methyltransferase — translation MTEAAKTTIHVALVHFPVYNKLKEIVASSVTTLDVHDISRICRTFAVDTFYVVTPLKLQQDLVARIIGHWVEGYGAEYNPTRKEALLTCKVQDSVEDVTADLTERYGVAPRVVVTCARSFEQSVDYQSLRDELAGGGHFLFLFGTGWGLEKNLLLGADYILDPIEGLGDFNHLPVRSAISIIMDRLLSKK, via the coding sequence TTGACTGAAGCGGCAAAAACGACAATCCATGTGGCCCTGGTCCATTTCCCTGTTTATAACAAACTGAAGGAAATTGTCGCCTCGTCGGTCACGACGCTGGATGTTCACGACATATCGCGCATTTGCCGGACCTTTGCGGTGGACACGTTTTATGTGGTGACGCCGCTGAAATTACAGCAGGATCTGGTGGCTCGCATCATCGGTCACTGGGTGGAAGGTTATGGGGCGGAATACAACCCGACCCGCAAGGAAGCTCTGCTGACCTGCAAGGTGCAGGACTCGGTTGAAGACGTAACGGCGGATCTCACCGAACGCTATGGGGTCGCGCCCCGGGTCGTGGTGACATGCGCCAGATCGTTTGAGCAAAGCGTGGATTACCAGTCGTTGCGAGATGAGTTGGCGGGGGGAGGGCATTTCCTCTTTCTGTTCGGAACCGGTTGGGGCCTGGAGAAAAATTTATTGTTGGGGGCCGACTATATTCTGGACCCGATTGAAGGGCTGGGCGATTTTAACCATTTGCCGGTTCGGTCGGCGATCTCGATAATTATGGATCGACTGCTTTCAAAAAAATAA